Proteins encoded together in one Stutzerimonas stutzeri window:
- the fliI gene encoding flagellar protein export ATPase FliI, producing MRLERVSFAKRFETYEAAIKLPSQPLLEGRLLRMVGLTLEAEGLRAAVGSRCLVINDDSYHPTEVEAEVMGFSSGKLYLMPVGSLAGIAPGARVVPLVNTGRLPMGMSMLGRVLDGAGRALDGKGGMRAEDWVPMDGPVINPLKRHPISEPLDVGIRSINGLLTVGRGQRLGLFAGTGVGKSVLLGMMTRFTEADIIVVGLIGERGREVKEFIENILGEESIKRSVVVASPADDAPLMRLRAAQYCTRIAEYFRDKGKNVLLLMDSLTRYAQAQREIALAIGEPPATKGYPPSVFAKLPSLVERAGNAEQGGGSITAFYTVLSEGDDQQDPIADAARGVLDGHIVLSRRLAEEGHYPAIDIEASISRVMPQVVSAEHVRASQRFKQLWSRYQQSRDLISVGAYVPGGDPETDMAIARQAEMVSYLRQGLDESEGLSQSAAQLATVFAPRQAG from the coding sequence ATGCGCCTTGAGCGGGTCAGTTTCGCCAAACGTTTCGAAACCTATGAAGCGGCGATCAAGCTGCCCAGCCAACCGCTGCTTGAGGGCCGCCTGCTGCGCATGGTCGGCCTGACACTGGAGGCCGAGGGGCTGCGGGCGGCGGTCGGCAGCCGTTGCCTGGTGATCAACGACGACAGCTATCACCCGACCGAGGTCGAGGCCGAGGTGATGGGCTTCTCCAGCGGCAAGCTGTATCTGATGCCGGTCGGCAGCCTGGCCGGTATCGCGCCAGGCGCGCGGGTCGTGCCGCTGGTCAACACCGGACGCCTGCCCATGGGCATGTCCATGCTCGGTCGTGTGCTCGATGGCGCTGGGCGCGCCCTGGATGGCAAGGGCGGCATGCGCGCCGAGGACTGGGTGCCGATGGATGGTCCGGTGATCAACCCGCTCAAGCGCCATCCCATCAGCGAACCGCTGGATGTCGGCATCCGCAGCATCAATGGCCTGCTCACGGTCGGGCGCGGCCAGCGCCTCGGGCTGTTCGCCGGCACGGGTGTCGGTAAATCGGTGCTGCTGGGCATGATGACGCGCTTCACCGAGGCCGACATCATCGTCGTCGGGCTGATCGGTGAGCGTGGTCGCGAGGTAAAGGAATTCATCGAGAACATCCTCGGTGAAGAGAGCATCAAGCGCTCGGTAGTGGTCGCCTCGCCGGCCGACGATGCGCCGCTGATGCGTCTGCGCGCCGCGCAGTACTGCACACGTATCGCCGAGTACTTTCGCGACAAGGGCAAGAACGTGCTGCTGTTGATGGATTCACTGACCCGCTACGCCCAGGCCCAGCGTGAAATCGCCCTGGCCATCGGCGAGCCGCCGGCGACCAAGGGTTATCCGCCGTCGGTATTCGCCAAGCTGCCCAGCCTGGTCGAGCGCGCCGGCAATGCCGAGCAGGGCGGCGGTTCGATCACCGCGTTCTATACCGTGCTCTCCGAGGGCGACGATCAACAAGACCCGATCGCCGATGCCGCGCGCGGTGTACTCGACGGCCATATCGTGCTGTCGCGTCGGCTGGCGGAGGAGGGGCATTACCCGGCCATCGACATCGAGGCTTCCATCAGCCGGGTGATGCCGCAGGTGGTAAGCGCCGAGCACGTTCGCGCTTCGCAGCGCTTCAAGCAGCTCTGGTCCCGTTATCAGCAGAGCCGCGATCTGATCAGCGTCGGCGCCTACGTGCCGGGTGGCGATCCGGAGACCGATATGGCCATTGCACGCCAGGCCGAAATGGTCAGCTACCTGCGTCAGGGGCTCGATGAAAGCGAGGGGCTGAGCCAGAGTGCCGCGCAATTGGCTACGGTGTTCGCCCCCCGGCAGGCGGGCTAA
- the fliH gene encoding flagellar assembly protein FliH has product MAKDNPSDLIRAKDVSLFDRWSLPSFDPQGEEEELPSAPSVEETVEELARSEDVPVEEVKPLTLDELEAIRQQAYNEGFATGEKDGFHAGQLKARQEAEASLAPRLQSLERLMEQLLEPIADQDRNLEHAMVTLVSHMAREVIQRDLLIDSSQIRQVLREALKLLPMGASNVRIHVNPQDFELIKALRERHEESWRILEDSSLLPGGCHIETEHSRIDASIETRLTQAIKQLFEQQRENATHPPAADLNVDLDVSDAP; this is encoded by the coding sequence ATGGCGAAGGACAACCCCAGCGACCTCATTCGCGCGAAAGACGTCAGCCTGTTCGATCGCTGGTCGCTGCCCAGTTTCGACCCGCAGGGCGAGGAAGAGGAGCTGCCGTCAGCGCCCAGCGTGGAGGAAACGGTCGAAGAGTTGGCGCGTAGCGAGGACGTGCCGGTCGAGGAAGTCAAACCGCTGACGCTCGATGAGCTCGAGGCGATTCGCCAGCAGGCCTATAACGAAGGCTTCGCCACTGGCGAGAAGGATGGCTTCCATGCGGGCCAGCTCAAGGCCCGGCAGGAGGCCGAGGCGTCTCTGGCGCCGCGGCTGCAGAGCCTGGAGCGGCTGATGGAGCAGCTGCTCGAACCGATCGCCGATCAGGACCGCAACCTCGAGCATGCCATGGTCACGCTGGTCAGCCACATGGCGCGTGAGGTGATCCAGCGCGATCTGCTGATCGACTCCAGCCAGATTCGCCAGGTGCTGCGCGAGGCGCTGAAGCTGCTGCCCATGGGTGCCAGCAACGTGCGCATCCACGTCAATCCGCAGGACTTCGAGCTGATCAAGGCGCTGCGCGAACGCCACGAGGAAAGCTGGCGCATCCTTGAGGACAGCAGCCTGTTGCCAGGCGGCTGCCATATCGAAACCGAGCACAGCCGTATCGATGCCAGCATCGAAACGCGCCTGACCCAGGCCATCAAGCAACTGTTCGAGCAGCAGCGGGAGAACGCCACCCACCCGCCGGCTGCCGACCTGAATGTCGATCTGGACGTGTCCGATGCGCCTTGA
- the fliG gene encoding flagellar motor switch protein FliG, with protein MSDNRVPAKLNKVDKAAILLLSLGETDAAQVLRHLGPKEVQRVGTAMAQMRNVQKAQIEQVMSEFVEIVGDQTSLGVGSDGYIRKMLTQALGEDKAGGLIDRILLGGNTSGLDSLKWMEPRAVADVIRYEHPQIQAIVVAYLDPDQAGEVLSHFDHKVRLDIVLRVSSLNTVQPAALKELNLILEKQFSGSTNTSRASLGGVKRAADIMNYLDSSIEGQLMDAIREVDEDLSSQIEDLMFVFDNLAEVDDRGIQVLLREVSSDVLVMALKGADDGIKEKVFKNMSKRAGELLRDDLEAKGPVRVSDVENAQKEILTIARRMAEAGEIVLGSKGGEEMI; from the coding sequence ATGAGTGACAATCGAGTTCCAGCCAAGCTCAACAAGGTCGACAAGGCTGCCATCCTGCTGCTCTCGCTGGGCGAGACCGATGCGGCGCAGGTGCTGCGCCACCTCGGTCCGAAAGAGGTCCAGCGCGTCGGTACGGCCATGGCGCAGATGCGCAACGTGCAGAAGGCACAGATCGAGCAGGTGATGAGCGAGTTCGTCGAGATCGTCGGCGACCAGACCAGCCTGGGCGTCGGCTCCGACGGCTACATCCGCAAGATGCTCACCCAGGCACTGGGCGAGGACAAGGCCGGCGGTCTGATCGATCGTATCCTGCTGGGCGGCAACACCAGCGGTCTGGACAGCCTGAAGTGGATGGAGCCGCGCGCCGTGGCCGATGTGATCCGCTACGAGCATCCACAGATCCAGGCCATCGTGGTGGCCTATCTCGATCCGGATCAGGCCGGCGAGGTGCTGTCCCACTTCGACCACAAGGTGCGCCTGGACATCGTGCTGCGCGTGTCTTCGTTGAATACCGTGCAGCCCGCCGCCCTGAAGGAATTGAATCTGATCCTGGAGAAGCAGTTCTCCGGCAGCACCAATACCAGCCGCGCCAGCCTGGGCGGCGTGAAGCGGGCGGCCGACATCATGAACTACCTGGACAGCTCCATCGAAGGTCAGCTCATGGACGCCATCCGCGAGGTGGACGAGGACCTGTCTAGCCAGATCGAAGACCTGATGTTCGTCTTCGACAATCTCGCCGAGGTCGACGACCGTGGCATCCAGGTGCTGCTGCGTGAGGTATCCTCCGACGTGCTGGTGATGGCGCTCAAAGGCGCCGACGACGGCATCAAGGAGAAGGTCTTCAAGAACATGTCCAAGCGCGCCGGTGAGCTGCTGCGCGACGATCTGGAGGCCAAGGGGCCGGTACGTGTCAGCGACGTGGAAAATGCCCAGAAGGAAATTCTCACCATCGCTCGTCGCATGGCCGAGGCCGGGGAAATTGTCCTGGGCTCCAAGGGCGGCGAAGAGATGATCTAA